The Streptomyces sp. B3I8 nucleotide sequence GCCGCGGCAGCCCCTTGATGTCCCCGACCATCCACCGGTCCCAGGTGGACCGGGAGACGTACACCGAGGCGAGAGTGGCGTCACCGTCCAGCCGGGCTACCTCCTTGGCAGCCCGCTCGAACTGCACCGTGAACGTCTCGTAGACGCGCATGCGCCGAGCCTCGACCACCTTCGGGAAGAGGATCGACCTGCGCATCGCGGTCTCCCCCTCAGCTGCCCGTGCCGAAGCCGAGGAGAGGGACGTCGTACAGGTTCGGATCGCGGCGCCGCGTCAGCGCCGGGCCCGGCGCGTCGCCGACGAATTCGACGATGGGGATCTCGCAGATGAACTGCACCTTCGCGCCGAGCAAGTGAGACACCCGCCCGTCGGCCGACGCGCCCTTGATGCCGGCCGCGACGTGAATATGAGGTGCCAGGCAGTCATTCTCCAGGTCCCACGCGAGCGTCCCGCCACCGAGCGCCTCGAGCGTCTCGACGGTGATCTCCTCCCACAGGGGGGCCTCGGGGTCAGCGAGGGGCTCGCAGGAGCCCACCAGGCGCGCAGAGCGGAACCCGCCGACGAACGTCGGGATGTATCCGGACCGGATGTCCTGCTCTTCACAGAACCGCGCTAGTCCGTCGAGGAGGTCCTCCCCGTGGTCGAGGGCGAGAACGAACTGCCGGCCGGAACGGACCTGGGCGAAGCGCATGGTCGGGGGCGTCCTTCGTGCTGGTTGGGGCGGGATCAGGAGTAATTGAGGAAGACCTTGGCGATCTCCGAGCGCGGTGTGCCTGCGGCCAGGTGCGCGACCAGGAGCAGGCGGGCCTTGTACGGGTCGAGCGTGCCCGCGGCGACCAGGCCCCGGGCCAACAGGTCGCTCTCGGAGCCCGGGAAGGCGTAGGTCGAGGTTAGGACGGGCCCGGTGCCGATGCGCGACGCGAGGACGACAGGCATCGCAGCCGCCAGCGCTTCCAGCCGGGGAACCCACGTCTGGGGGACGTGGCCGGCACCGAAGGCGGCCACGACCAGCCCGGAGACCTTGTCCTCCAGCCCCTCCAGCAGGATTCCGCTGCTGCCCAGGGACGCGGTGACGACCTCTACCTCGGACGGGGCGCCCGGGGCGCCGAGCGGCAGCGGGACGGCTCCGGTCCTCTTCAGGGCGCGCTGGAGCCGCGCTGTTCCCTCCACCAGACGGCCGAGCGGGCCGGTCGCCGGGGAACCGAAGGCGGCCGGACTGGTCGTGTGCATCTTCCGGACGTGCCGGGCGGCATGGATCTCGTCACCCAGGACGACAAGAACCCCTTGTTCCCGTGCACTTGCGCACGTGGCGGT carries:
- a CDS encoding PPC domain-containing DNA-binding protein — its product is MRFAQVRSGRQFVLALDHGEDLLDGLARFCEEQDIRSGYIPTFVGGFRSARLVGSCEPLADPEAPLWEEITVETLEALGGGTLAWDLENDCLAPHIHVAAGIKGASADGRVSHLLGAKVQFICEIPIVEFVGDAPGPALTRRRDPNLYDVPLLGFGTGS
- a CDS encoding asparaginase; amino-acid sequence: MSSADRDPHRSVLVLALGGTIAMTPTASASGVAPTLTGADLVAAVPGLQGTAVTAEDFRKLPGASLTTSDIVDLVGRLEQADREGVDGIVVTQGTDTLEETAFLADIYYRGSAPVVFTGAMRSAASAGADGPANLLAAVQTATCASAREQGVLVVLGDEIHAARHVRKMHTTSPAAFGSPATGPLGRLVEGTARLQRALKRTGAVPLPLGAPGAPSEVEVVTASLGSSGILLEGLEDKVSGLVVAAFGAGHVPQTWVPRLEALAAAMPVVLASRIGTGPVLTSTYAFPGSESDLLARGLVAAGTLDPYKARLLLVAHLAAGTPRSEIAKVFLNYS